Proteins from one Falco naumanni isolate bFalNau1 chromosome 10, bFalNau1.pat, whole genome shotgun sequence genomic window:
- the KCNS1 gene encoding potassium voltage-gated channel subfamily S member 1: protein MVNKTLNYWRPSFEEDVININVGGLRRRLSSSALSKFPDTRLGRLLSCDSEESILQLCDDYDVSAREFYFDRNPGFFLYVLHFYQTGKLHVMEELCVFSFCQEIEYWGINEFFLDSCCSYRYHERKLESRHHNWDEESEVSSVDTSPDEISDINHDLLRYSTLRCGNVRKRLWLTMENPGYSIPSKLFSFVSISVVLVSIATMCIHSMPEYQEVDENGNVLDEPILHKLEYFCISWFTFEVSSRLLLSPNPRKFFKHPLNLIDIVSVLPFYFTLLVDLTMGSDSELGNLGKVVQVFRLMRIFRVLKLARHSTGLRSLGATLKHSYREVGILLLYLAVGVSVFSGVAYTAEKEEDVGFDTIPACWWWGTVSMTTVGYGDVVPVTVVGKLAASGCILGGILVVALPITIIFNKFSHFYRKQKALEAAVRNSGKKDPEDVESTSSRDRDSEALSETSLDRGSPDRRGLTPGTHPTP, encoded by the exons ATGGTCAACAAGACCTTAAATTACTGGCGTCCCAGTTTTGAGGAGGACGTTATCAACATCAACGTAGGGGGTCTGAGAAGGCGGCTCAGCTCCAGCGCCCTCTCCAAGTTCCCTGACACCCGCCTGGGACGCCTGCTCTCCTGTGACTCGGAGGAGTCCATCCTGCAGCTCTGCGATGACTACGATGTGAGTGCCAGGGAGTTCTACTTTGACCGAAACCCTGGTTTCTTCCTCTACGTGCTCCACTTCTACCAGACGGGGAAGCTGCATGTCATGGAGGAGCTGTGCGTCTTCTCCTTCTGCCAGGAGATCGAGTACTGGGGCATCAATGAGTTCTTCCTGGACTCCTGCTGCAGCTACCGCTACCACGAACGTAAGCTGGAGAGCCGGCACCACAACTGGGATGAGGAGAGCGAGGTCAGCAGCGTGGACACGTCCCCCGATGAGATCTCTGACATCAACCATGACCTGCTGCGCTACAGCACGCTGCGCTGTGGCAATGTGCGCAAACGCCTCTGGCTCACCATGGAGAACCCTGGCTACTCCATTCCCAGCAAACTCTTCAGCTTCGTGTCCATCAGCGTGGTGCTGGTTTCCATAGCCACCATGTGCATCCACAGCATGCCCGAATACCAGGAGGTGGACGAAAACGGCAACGTGCTTGATGAGCCCATCCTGCACAAGCTGGAGTATTTCTGCATCTCCTGGTTCACCTTTGAAGTGTCTTCCCgcctcctgctctcccccaACCCCAGGAAGTTCTTCAAGCACCCGCTGAACCTGATTGACATTGTCTCGGTGTTGCCCTTCTACTTCACCCTCCTGGTGGACTTGACCATGGGCAGTGACTCAGAGCTGGGCAACCTGGGCAAGGTCGTGCAGGTGTTTCGCCTCATGAGGATATTCCGGGTGCTGAAGCTGGCCCGGCACTCCACCGGACTGAGGTCACTGGGGGCCACCTTGAAG CACAGCTACCGGGAGGTGGGGATCCTGCTGCTCTACCTGGCCGTGGGGGTCTCTGTCTTCTCCGGCGTGGCCTACACGgctgagaaggaagaagatGTTGGCTTCGACACCATCCCGGCGTGCTGGTGGTGGGGCACGGTCAGCATGACTACTGTGGGCTATGGCGATGTGGTGCCTGTCACCGTGGTGGGCAAGCTGGCTGCCTCGGGCTGCATCCTGGGGGGCATCCTGGTCGTGGCGCTGCCCATCACCATCATCTTCAACAAGTTCTCCCACTTCTACCGCAAGCAGAAGGCGCTGGAGGCAGCCGTGAGGAACAGTGGGAAGAAAGACCCCGAGGATGTGGAGAGCACCTCAAGTCGCGACCGAGACTCAGAGGCTCTGAGCGAGACCTCGCTGGACAGAGGCAGCCCTGACCGCCGTGGTCTGACCCCCGGCACCCACCCCACACCCTGA